In Nitrospirota bacterium, the genomic window GGAGCAAAACCGGCGTCTCATTATAGAGACGCCGGTATTTCTCTTCGCTCCGCATCAGGGCAGATTCAGAACGCTTGCGTGCGGTGATGTCCTCGAACGCGGCAGCCATGGTGTTCGGTGCGGTCCGGAAGGCATGCACCTCGAATGCGCCCCGGATGTCGCCTTCGTGGTATGCGATGCTTTCCGTTTGCCAGGCTGTTCCCGTGGCAGCCGTTTCGCGATAGCGCCGGGGCACCTCGGTATCCTTCAGCGCCGGGAACGCCTCTTCGATCGTCTTGCCGATGAAGATGCTGTTGTCAACACCGAGGATCCCGTCCGCCGCAGGATTGGCGCCGATGAATACCAGGCGGCCGTCGGGCTCCAGGTGATACAGGTGCATCCCGATCGGAAGCGATTCGACGATGCTGCGAGTCCTGTTCTCCGACTGGCGCAGCACCTCCTCCGTGAGTTTGCGCTCGGTGATGTCCGTTGAAATGCCGCAGAGGGCGGAGATCGTTCCTCTGCTGTCCCGCAGCGGCAGCTTGACGGTCCAGTAGGTTCTGGGCTGCTCGTCAGACGAGGCGAGTCCGGTCTCCTCCCGGGCCACCGTTTCGCCCCGCTCTATGACCAGGCGGTCGCTCCGCATGATCTCCTCGACCGATGCGGCCGAAAAGAATGCCGCGTCGCCTTTGCCCAGGATCTCCTCCGCTTTCTTGCCAAAGAGATCGCACACCTTGCGGTTCACATACGTATAACGGTACTGCGTATCCTTGATGAAAATGTAGGCGCCGACATTGTCCAGGATGGTATTCAGGCGGCGTTCGCTGTTCCTGAGCGCCTCCTCGGCCCGCTTACGCGTGCTGATGTCCGTGATCACGCCGATCAGGCCGAGTTCGTTGCCCCGGGCGTCATGGAAGCGGCGGCATGCAAGGTGGCCCCAGAATTCGGTGCCGTCCTTGCGCCGGTACAGCCGTTCGAGGTCCACGGACGGGATCTTGCTCGCCAGCAGGGCCAGCATGTTCTTCCGGCCGCTTTCCCGCTCCGCGGGATGAACAAGATCCACATATTCGCTCCCGATGAGTTCTTCCATCGTGCGGCCGAACATCTCGGCCATGCGCCTGTTGGCGTGGGTGATTCGACCGCTTTTGTCCAACCAGCCGATCGCCACACTCGCGGTGTCCATGATCTGCTGCAGCATGGCCCCGCGCTCGGCGATCTCATTCTCCGCCGTCTTCCGCCGGGTGATATCCCTCAGGATCGCGAGGGTGCGGTCCTCGCCGTCCTCCCGATACGTGGAGACGCTGACCTCCATGTCGAACTCGGAGCCGTCAATGCGCAGGCCGCGCGTCTCGTAGGCCGACGGCGCGGATTCGCCGCGTGCGCGACTAAGGGTGTACTCCCTGACCTGATCGCGGTTCCCCGGAGCGATACGGTCGAGGACCGGTTTGCCCGCGAGTGAGGCCCCCCGGGGAAACCCGAACAATTCAAGATATGCGGGATTTTCGAACAGATGAACTCCGGCCTTTGAGACCCCGATGGCGTCCCGTGAGTTCTCGAAGACAGCGCGGAAACGGGCCTCGATCTGCTGGGGCTCAGCCGGCTTCGCGGACCTGGTTGCTGGTCCGGACGCATTGCTTCCTGAAACGGTCCGCCGAGCCCCGCCTGACCGGGTGCTTTTCTTGTGAGACGATTTGCTCTTGTCTTTCATGAAGCCACTCCCGCCAGCGAACAGCCCGGCAGCCCCATCCGGGAAACATTCGTAACGAAATTATACAGGAAAACAGCATGATTGGCGAGAACATGAGCCAGACAGGGACCGGTGCCGCGGACTTCCGGCGGGTTGTCGTCTACTCCGTCCAGTCGGCAATGAAGATGTCTGTCTCATGGGGTTTCTGCGCGTTACGGTTCGAGGCCCAGACGAGCTTCTTCCCGTCCGGTGAGAACATGGGGAAGCTGTCGAAGACGCTGTTGTAGGTGATGCGCTCCAGCCCCGTGCCGTCGCTGTTGATGAGGTAGAGTTCGAAGTTATGGCCGAACTGCCCGATGTCCGCGTGCCAGTCGTCCCTGTTGCTCGCGAAGATGATGCGCCTGCCGTCGTGATGCCAGGAGGGCGCGAAGTTGGTCGCCCCGTTGTGCAGGATCATCCGCTTGTTCGATCCGTCGGAATCCATCACCCAGAGGTCGAGCGGGAAGGCCAGGATGTAATTCCTTTCCATGCAGTCCTTCCATTGCGCCTTTTCCGCCTCGGTCTCGGGGTACCAGGCCCGCCATACGATCCTGCTGCCGTCCGGCGAGAACCACGGTCCGCCGTTGTAGCCCGTGCGGTCCGTCAGGCGCCGCAGGCCCGTTCCGTCGCTGTTCATGACATAGACGTCGAAGTTACCCTCCCGCTGCGAACCGAAGACGATCCGGTTCCCGTCCGGAGAGACCACGGGCTCGGCGTCGTATTTCGGATTATCCGTGATTTTCTTCAAATCTTTTCCGTCGGCCCTCGCCGTGAAGATGTTGTAGGGGTAGAGCGGCCATACATAACGGGCGCCCTTCGGCATCGCTGGCTTCGGCGGGCAGTCGCCGGGCAAATGGCTTGTGGAGGCAAAGATGATCCTGCCGGAAGGCAGGAAGAAGGAGCACGTATGGGCGCCGTGGTCGGGGCTGACCCGGTGCTTGTCCGAACCGTCGCTGTTCATGATCCAAATCTTGTCGCAGCCGGATCCGCCCCGGCTGGACTGGAAGATGAGTTTTTTACCATCAGGGGAAAAATAGGCCTCGCCGTTGTCTCCGTCGAAGGTAAGCTGGGTGACGTTCGTCATGTGGCGGTCAACGAAGGGCCTCGCCGGCAGTGTCTCCTGCCGGTTCACCGTACAGCAGGACAGCAGGATGGCGAGGAGAAGGGGGGTGAAAGGGGTGAACGTTCTGTTCATGAGGATCAGCCTCCGTTCCGCTGGCGTGCACGGCGAGCCGTTCTTCCGAAGACATCAGCACTGACGGAAATAACGGGCGGGAAGAGTAGAGACGAAGGTCAGCAGCAGCTCAATCCCGTGAGGTAGAAGCCGTTCTCCTGCTTTGATACCCAGCGAACGAGTGCCGGACGGGGAGCCGCGTGAGCCTGGGAAGCCACCTGGACGAGCTGCGTGCGGTCCAGGGACACGGGCAGATTGAGACAGTACCCGTTGGGGCTGATGTCCCGGGCAAAGCAGGTCATGACATAGTTTTCCCACCGTACCTGGATGGGCGCATGCGAGACGGCTCTCCGCGGTTCCTTCCTCCGGTCGTCCACCGGCAGGGCCAGGTCGGCCCGCTCTTCGCATTCGGCAATCCAGCCTTCCAGTTCGACGAGGTTCACGGGCTTGTCGAAATAGGCGCATCCCAGCGCCCTGATCGCTTCAACCTTTTCTCCCTCAAGATACCCGGAGATCAGTGCCTTGTTGGCGGGGATCAGCCTGCATCCGCGCAGCGCCTGGGCCTTGAGCAGTTCGATGCCGTTCATGCCGGGCATCTTGTAGTCCGTGATGATCAGATCGGCGCAGGGCTGCTCTTTCGTGCAGGACCCGTCCTTCCCATCCTCCATCGGGCAGACCACGGGCTCGGTCAGGGCAACCACGTCGTACCCCAGTGACTGAAAAAAACTTTTGAACATGGTGATGATGATCGGATCATCGTCGAACACAATGGCGCGCCGTTTTCTCATGGACGTCCTCTCACGGAGGAATTATGGCAAGGCCGTAATGGTGAAGATGGAGAAAGAGAACTGTTGTTAACTGAAAGTATAATCGGCTTTGCAGTATTGTCAAGGTCCTCGCTGAAGAGCGGAATATTTGAATAGTTGAAACTCATGGAAAATCGGGGATTCATGGCCTGAAAACCCTGTTGACACGCCAATGGTTCGATGTGACTGTTGCCCATGCTCAGGCGTGAAGTCCTTATCATTCTGATAATGATCGCCCTGGCTTTCGTTCTTCCCTACCAGCCTGTCCAGGCCACCCCGTCAACCATCGATGCTATCAAGTCATGCGGCGCCCTGCTCTGGGGCTGTGACATTGCGGGCAAGCGAACAGCTCTGCGCCTTGATCCGTGAGGATAAGCTCCTCCGGAATGTTTCGTTCATCATGATCTGTACCCGATACGGACGAGGGCAGGGAACAAGGGGCCCGATGCAGGGCAAATGAAGTCCTCACGGTGCCCGTCACACCGCCGATCCTGATCGAAAAGGCGCAGCAGCTCCTTTCCGTACCGGGCAGGAAATCGCTCAGGCTGCTCCTGACGCTCTCCGTTCAGGGGAGCGGGCGGGATTCGCCCTTTTACTGCAGGTCCGAAGACATCAGCGTCACGGGCATGCTGGTCGAGACGGACCGGCCTCTCGAGAACGGGGATCGCGTGTCCTGCGCGCTGACGCCTCCCGGCTCCGTCGAGGTCAGGGCCTCGGGCGAGGTGGTCCGGGTCATCAGGCCTGCGCTCGATTCGAACCTCTACCGCTCCGGGATCAGGTTCCTTGATCTCACCGACGAGGCACGGGCGGCGATAGAATCCATTGCCGGGAAGAAAGCCGTCCTTCCGGCCTGATCATTTCCCGCGGGATTCTCTCCCCCTCTCCTGCATTTCTGAAAAATCACACTATCCCGGAAAAAAGTCCTGCGAGCCGCCGGCATCCCGGTGGAGAGGCGCTATACTAAATAATAGGGAGGGCAGGCATTGACATGCGAGGTCGGGGTCATGAAGAAAGAGTTCTCCGAGAGGTTCAATGATGAAGTTGAAGGGTACCGGCGGGCGCTCCTGTACCATGCCCGCACCGCGGAGTGGGAGACGTTCAAGATGAAGGCCGGCAGTCTTTTCGACTATGTTGAGGTTGTCGAGGTCTCCGAGGTCGAGCGCCGCTTCTTCAAGCTGTTCACGTCGATCCTTGTTGCGCTCGTCGGTGTCGTGATCGCGGTCATGAATATCGACGTGGCTGTCCATCCCGACCTGCAGCGGGTGAGGTATACGATCATTTTGCTGGGGATGGCCGCCTCGTGCTTTGAAGTGTACTTTTTCCTGGGTTTCAGGAGGTACCGGGCGGCGAAAGCAGCGCACTATCATCAAAGGAGGGACGCGTTCATCAGGAACATCGAGCAGGATTTCAGGCTGGCTGCGGCGGAGCGAGACGCCGCGTGAGCAACGACCCCCCTGAAGACCGTGGAGGAAATCGCCGTGGATAATAAAATGCCGGTCCTGTTCATCGGCCATGGCTCCCCGATGAACATCATCCTGGACAACAGCTACACGCGAAGCCTCTCCGCACTGGGAAGGCAGCTCCCGCGTCCAAAGGCCATCATGGTGGTATCGGCCCACTGGCTCACGAACGGGACGCGCGTTACCTGCACGAAAAAGCCGAAGACGATCTACGATTTTTACGGCTTTCCCGATGAGCTCTATGCGCTTGATTATCCGAGCCCGGGGGCTCCCCACGAGGCGCAGGCGGTGACCGAGGCGGTCACGGACGTCCCTGTCTCCTGCGACCGGGAGTGGGGGCTGGACCACGCGTCCTGGGCAGTGCTGAGGCACCTGTACCCCGCGGCGGACATTCCCGTGTTTGAAATGAGCCTGGATTACTCGTTCAATGAATGGCATCCCAAGCCGCTCCAGTATCACTACGACCTGGCGCGGGAGCTGTCCGTGCTGCGCAGAAAGGGCGTATTGATCATCGGAAGCGGCAACATCGTCCACAATCTGGGCATCATCGATTTCGAGAACATGGACGCCGAGCCCTATGCCTGGGCCCTTGAGTTCGATGACCGGGTCAAGAAGCACCTGCTCGCACGGAACCACAGGGACCTCATCCGGTATGACGGAAACGGGAAGGCGTCGGCCCTGGCCGTGCCGACGCTGGATCACTATCTGCCGATGATCTACGCGATCGCGCTGCAGGAGAAGGACGATGAACTGACGTTCATCCATGAAGGGATCCAGAACGCGTCGGTCTCGATGCGTTGCTTCCGGATAGGGTAGGGGCTGGCGGAAGAGAGCGTGCCGACCGGCTCTTGCGGTGCGCGGAAGAATCGTTATTTGAGAATCTGGAACAGATTGCTGTAGTCATCGGTCCAGGCCTGCAGATCAGGCCGCCAGGGCAGCTTCTCGGCGGCGTCCCGAATGGAGGGCGCGGCTATCGGTTTTGAGGACAGGAGCGCCCAGCGCGTAGCGTAGAGGTTGTTGTCCTCATCCTTCTCCGTTCTGATGAGAATCCCCTGCTTGCCCAGTTCCCTCCGAAGCTTCTCGACGACCGGCGCCAGGTCGAGGTGGGAGTTCGTGATGTGCAGCGCGAGGATCCCCCGCGGCTTGAGATGCCGGAAGTAGAGCTCGATGGCCTGTTTCGTCAACAGGTGCACGGGCACCGCGTCACCGGAAAAGGCATCCACGGCCAGGACATCGTAGTTCTGTGCAGGCTCGCGCTCGAGCGAAAGGCGTCCGTCGC contains:
- a CDS encoding PilZ domain-containing protein; amino-acid sequence: MPVTPPILIEKAQQLLSVPGRKSLRLLLTLSVQGSGRDSPFYCRSEDISVTGMLVETDRPLENGDRVSCALTPPGSVEVRASGEVVRVIRPALDSNLYRSGIRFLDLTDEARAAIESIAGKKAVLPA
- the ygiD gene encoding 4,5-DOPA dioxygenase extradiol, which codes for MPVLFIGHGSPMNIILDNSYTRSLSALGRQLPRPKAIMVVSAHWLTNGTRVTCTKKPKTIYDFYGFPDELYALDYPSPGAPHEAQAVTEAVTDVPVSCDREWGLDHASWAVLRHLYPAADIPVFEMSLDYSFNEWHPKPLQYHYDLARELSVLRRKGVLIIGSGNIVHNLGIIDFENMDAEPYAWALEFDDRVKKHLLARNHRDLIRYDGNGKASALAVPTLDHYLPMIYAIALQEKDDELTFIHEGIQNASVSMRCFRIG
- a CDS encoding response regulator, with protein sequence MRKRRAIVFDDDPIIITMFKSFFQSLGYDVVALTEPVVCPMEDGKDGSCTKEQPCADLIITDYKMPGMNGIELLKAQALRGCRLIPANKALISGYLEGEKVEAIRALGCAYFDKPVNLVELEGWIAECEERADLALPVDDRRKEPRRAVSHAPIQVRWENYVMTCFARDISPNGYCLNLPVSLDRTQLVQVASQAHAAPRPALVRWVSKQENGFYLTGLSCC